In the genome of Primulina eburnea isolate SZY01 chromosome 13, ASM2296580v1, whole genome shotgun sequence, the window ACTTTGTTCCTCCCTTCCTGTCCGAGTACAAAGATGACCCGAGCCCTTTCTATGGCATCATTGATTTTTCAGGAATTTTTTGACAAAGTTCATCGGCCGATGAGTTGATTATACTATTTACATTGTGAAGccatttctttgtttttttaaaaaaaatatatttttgatggTTTCTCGTTGTTAGTTCACTCAAGTTGCATATTTGAAGACGTGAGTGATTTAGAAGGTGTTTGATTCAGTTCATAAGATGTTCATAACAACCTATTGTTGAaagtttaaaagttttaaaatttgtttggtaatttttttgaaaaagatcTTCTAACAAATAATTTTGGTTACTTTTTCAACATTCATCAAACTTTTCTCATCGGACCATATACTTTCATAATCTTGTTCGAACATTGTTTGAATTTGAAtatattaaacaaaaaaaaatctaattagAAAATTGTTGaatttcaattaaaataaaatatttcaaaatgaaTATATTCATCTTAAATAACGATCTAATttggttatttatttttacttcacttattttattttggaaagCGAACACTCGACACAATATTTGTGAAATGTTATCGCACATTATCTATGCACGTAATTTCCATCTATTTGGCAACTGATGATTATATTCCTTCCAATCAATTCATAGAAACTAGTGTTGCTTTGATAATTGTCAAGTGTGAGTTTGGTGGAAGCATTGCACCATGTCTTTGCGAGACGTTCATTTTCGATCTTCGTCTGTTGTTTGATGTTTCCTTGTGATGCCTTCACCCCCGTTATCAACACCTATCTCATTCCCTTTCTTTTTTAGTTTAAGAGGAAGGGTTTCATTGGAATTTTGGTAAAATTGAGTTTGATTGAATATAAAGCTCAATATTTGCTCGTTGGAGTATTGATAATTTAATTGAGAAGAATTTGAGGAATAAGTGTTGGGATCATCAATTATCCACGGATCCATTTTCATGTTTAGGTTCAAAATGAAATGAAAGAGGAAAGAAAGTTTGATTTTTTGAAAGAAAGTGGAAGAAATTTGTGATTTTTTGAATATGTAATGAAGTCAATTTATAGAAGTAAAGTTGGATTTTCAAAATATGATCGATGAttgtttttattgtttttttagaaatttgttaaaaaatagatatatatatatatatatatatatatatatatatatatatatatatatatttttttgttgcaatttttcgctttttgtgatttaattataattttaaatttttaaaaattgagaTTGATCTGTGACTGAAAGATAATCTCAGCCATTCattttttgatttttattttagtttcttAAACCACATATTAACTCTTGTAGACTTATAATTACAtataaaagaattaaaaaaaaGACGGACAACTTTACCCCAGGGCTCACCCATATCTAGTGGTATTTACTGTCCAAATCGAAATCGAAAATTCATTTTGAACCTAACCAAacttttttattgttttatttataTTTCTTCTACGTCAAAGATAGCAATGTACtttgattttattaaattttaatataaagattgattttttaaaatcatatcCCACTTATTTGTTTGgattacaaaaaaatattatttttgcttTTTGGAGGGATTGAATCTATGCCAACATTTATGCCGCCTCCAGTGAGTgtatattccacttgtgaatcCATGGTATCTATAATATatgaaaaaaggaaaaaaaaaattgtattaaaTTATACTATTGGTGGTAGATTTCGTCGAAGTAGTGCGGCGGAGAGGCTTATGTGGGCTTCCTAGCCCCTCACGTCCGTGAGAAGAAAAGCCTGCCTTTTATTGAGATCAAATAGCTCTCACAGTTTTTATTCATCTGTCATCTCCAGGTTCAGTGTGAAAGTGTCATCGGAGGAGGTAATTGTGCTCAATTTCTTGTTCTTGATATCTTTCTTTTCCTACTAATATACGTCGAATTTTGTGTGCGCGTGCGTgtgtgggtttttttttttttttgctatagATCTGGAGAATTCTAATGGATTTATGAATCTTGGGTTATTAAATTTGAATTGTGTGAGTACTGATGCGTGAAGTCTTTTTTTTTCCTGTTTAATTTTGAGTGTTGCTATAAATTTGTGGGTTTTCCCCCAATGGTGTAGCGTCTTCTTGAGTACTGAACGTCAAATGCTGAACAAATTGGTTTACGATTctggtttttgttttattttgcgGTTGGTTGAAGTATCTGGGTTTTGGTGGTGGGTTTGTGGCTAAGAATTTTACAGAACTGTAGTATTTGGAATATTTCAATTTTAGCTTAAAACGTGTGAGATATTATAAGCTTGTAATTATTGAATCATGAGCTTCTTTTCCTGTGGCCTTGGGTAAATGGGGTCTATGCTGTTGTTTGTTGGCTTGTGTCTTGACAGTTTCGTAATTCTTTTGTCATTTCAGGTTGCGAGATGACAACATCAGCAACCACCTTTTCAATTGGCTCCACATCAGCTACTGGCTCCAAAGTTGGCCCATTTTCACAACTCAAGTCATTGAGTGCCAAGTTGAAATGTGAAAACCACCTCATTAGTTTCAATGGCCTCAAAGCAGCAACCTCCATAAGACATGACTTGAAGTCTTTGTTTACGGGCAGCGAGAGCGGTGCGGTTCTGAAGCACTCTTATGTCAGAAAATCTGAAAAGCATAACAATAGAGCATACCATCATGTTCAACCTCATGCATCCTACAAGGTAGCTGTTCTTGGAGCTGCTGGTGGTATAGGCCAGCCACTAGCTCTTTTGATCAAAATGTCACCACTAGTTTCTCAATTAAATCTTTATGATATAGCAAACGTGAAGGGAGTTTCGGCTGATCTGAGTCACTGCAACACAccttcggtggtttcagattTTACTGGAGAATCCAATCTCCCCGATAGTTTGAAGGGTGCTGATGTTGTAGTCATACCTGCTGGTGTTCCAAGAAAGCCTGGTATGACCCGAGATGACCTATTTAACATAAATGCTAACATAGTGAAAACATTAGTCGAGGCTGTTGCTGACAACTGCCCTGATGCCTTGATTCACATCATAAGCAATCCAATAAATTCGACAGTTCCAATTGCTGCTGAGGTCTTGAAAGGGAAAGGGGTATTTGATCCCAAGAAGCTCTTCGGTGTTACCACTCTTGATGTAGTTCGAGCGAATGCTTTTGTCGCTCAAAGAAAAAGCCTGAGGCTTATTGATGTTGATGTCCCGGTTATTGGTGGCCATGCAGGAGTTACTATCCTCCCCTTGTTGTCGAAGACCAAACCATCCGTCACTTTTAGCGACGAAGAAGTGCAAGAACTGACTTTGAGGATTCAAAATGCTGGCACAGAAGTTGTGGAGGCCAAGGCTGGAGCAGGATCGGCCACTCTTTCAATGGCATATGCTGCAGCTCGGTTTGTTGAGTCGTCCCTCCGAGGTCTGGATGGCGATAGTGACGTCTACGAATGTGCTTATGTCCAGTCTGATCTTACCGAGCTGCCTTTCTTTGCCTCAAGAATTA includes:
- the LOC140809764 gene encoding malate dehydrogenase, chloroplastic-like, whose translation is MTTSATTFSIGSTSATGSKVGPFSQLKSLSAKLKCENHLISFNGLKAATSIRHDLKSLFTGSESGAVLKHSYVRKSEKHNNRAYHHVQPHASYKVAVLGAAGGIGQPLALLIKMSPLVSQLNLYDIANVKGVSADLSHCNTPSVVSDFTGESNLPDSLKGADVVVIPAGVPRKPGMTRDDLFNINANIVKTLVEAVADNCPDALIHIISNPINSTVPIAAEVLKGKGVFDPKKLFGVTTLDVVRANAFVAQRKSLRLIDVDVPVIGGHAGVTILPLLSKTKPSVTFSDEEVQELTLRIQNAGTEVVEAKAGAGSATLSMAYAAARFVESSLRGLDGDSDVYECAYVQSDLTELPFFASRIKLGRNGVEAFIPSILQELTEYEQKALDALKPELKSSIEKGVAFVQKQPVAV